From Cupriavidus oxalaticus:
CCGGCGATCCCGGCGGGCCGCCCCACACCTCCGGGCCGTGGTCGTAGAAGATTTCCGAGCACGGGCCGCACGGGCCGGTGTCGGCCATCTGCCAGAAGTTGTCCGAGGCGTAGCGCGCGCCCTTGTTGTCGCCGATGCGCACGATGCGCTCGGTCGGCACGCCCACTTCCTTGGCCCAGATGTCGTATGCCTCGTCGTCTTCCGCGTAGACTGTCACCCACAGCTTTTCGGCCGGCAGCTGGTAGGTCCTGGTCAGCAGTTCCCACGCGTACAGGATGGCATCGCGCTTGAAGTAGTCGCCAAACGAGAAGTTGCCCAGCATCTCGAAGAACGTATGGTGGCGGGCGGTGTAGCCCACGTTCTCCAGGTCGTTGTGCTTGCCGCCGGCGCGCACCGAACGCTGCGACGAGGTCGCGCGGGTGTACGGCCGCTTGTCGGTGCCCAGGAACACGTCCTTGAACTGCACCATGCCGGAGTTGGTGAACAGCAGCGTCGGGTCGTTCGCCGGCACCAGGCTGGACGAGCGGACCACGGTATGGCCCTTCGATTCGAAGAACTGCAGGAACTTGCTGCGAATGTCTGAGACTTTCATGGGATGGCGGACGCTGCTGCGGCTGGGCCGGGCGCGACGAGTCAGTTTTGGATTTGCAAACCGTTGATTATACGGGCAAGCCAGCCCCAAAAGGGCATGGCGGGGGCATGGCGGGGGCATGGCAGGCAGACCAGGCACCGCGCCCCGGGACCGGCCGGCTATCGCCCAAATCAAATACCACGGAGAGCCGATTGCATCACTTTATGGCTTGCCTCGCCGGGCCCGGGTGATACAGTGCAGGCACCCCGCGCCGGCCATTGCGCGCCGCGGCGCCGGCAGCCGGTTTTCCGATCCTTCCCCGCATCACCTCAGAATTTCTTCTACCGCCATGGGAGCCTTAAGCCATCTCCGCGTCCTCGACCTGACCCGCGTCCTCGCCGGTCCCTGGTGCGCCCAGAACCTTGCCGACTTCGGCGCCGATGTGATCAAGATCGAGCGCCCCGGCGCCGGCGACGACACCCGCACCTGGGGCCCGCCCTGGCTCAAGGACGAAGACGGCCGCGACACCGCCGAGGCCGCCTACTACCTGGCCGCCAACCGCAACAAGCGCTCGGTCACCTGCGACATCAGCACGCCCGAGGGCCAGCAGATCGTGCGCGACCTCGCCGCGCAGAGCGACGTGGTGCTGGAGAACTACAAGGTCGGCCAGTTGAAGAAATATGGCCTGGACTACGACTCCCTGAAGCAGGTCAAGCCCGACCTGATCTACTGCTCTGTCACCGGCTTCGGCCAGACCGGCCCGTACGCCGCGCGCCCCGGCTATGACTTCATCATCCAGGGCATGGGCGGCTTCATGAGCCTGACCGGCGAGCGCGACGACCTGCCCGGCGGCGGCCCGCAGAAGGCCGGCGTGGCGATTTCCGACCTGATGACGGGCCAGTACGCCACCATCGCGGTGCTGGCGGCACTCGCCCACCGCGACCGCACCGGCGAGGGCCAGTACATCGACATGGCGCTGCTCGACGTGCAGGTGGCCATGCTCGCCAACATGAACACCAACTACCTGGCCAGCGGCGAGGCGCCGCGCCGCTGGGGCAATGCGCACCCCAACATCGTCCCCTACCAGACCTTCCAGGCCGCCGACGGCTGGATCATCGTCGCGGTGGGCAACGACGGGCAGTTCCGCAAGTTCGTCACCGACGGCGGCCGGCCAGAGCTGGCCGACGACCCGCGCTTTGCCAAAAACCCGCAGCGCGTGGCCAACCGCGACGTGCTGGTGCCGATCCTGGCCGAGATGGTGCGCCCGCGCACCCGCGCGCAGTGGATCCGCGACCTGGAAGCCGCGGGCGTGCCGTGCGGCCCGATCAACACGCTCGACGACGTGTTCGAGGACGACCAGGTCAAGGCGCGCGGCCTGCGCGTGGACCTGCCCCACCCCAGCGCGGGCGAGGTCAAGCTGGTCGGCAGCCCGATCAAGATGAGCGTGACGCCACCGCAGGCGCTGCGCCACCCGCCGCTGCTGGGCGAGCACACCGACACGGTGCTGGGCGAGACCCTGGGCTACAGCGCCGGGCAGATCGCCGCACTTCGCGCAAAAGGTGTGCTGTAAGATTCTCCTCCTGACCGCGGCAGGCCAGGCCTGCCCTGCCGCAGGTGCTTTCCGGAAGTTCAGTTCCCACTGAAGTACTTTCCACGGGCCCGCGCCCCCCGCGCGGGCCTGCGCAAAGCAAAGGAGAACCCATGCTGACCGACGCCATCCTGGCCTTCCTGCATTTCCTTGCGATCTTTGTCCTGATCACGCTGATGGCCGCCGAGGCCGTGGCACTGCGCCCGGACCTGACCCCGGCCACCGTGCGGCGCCTGTCGCTGTATGACCTGTTCTATTTCCTGTCGGCGATGCTGGCGCTGGGGACCGGCCTGCTGCGCCTGTTCTACGGCGCCAAGGGCGTCGACTTCTACCTGCACAATCCGTGGTTCCACGCCAAGATGGGCGTGTTCGTGCTGATCGCGCTGTGCTCGCTGCCGCCGACCTTTGCCATCGCGCGCTGGCGCAAGCAGGCGCGCAGGCTGCCCGATTACGTGCCGCCGCCGTCCGAGATCAAGGCGGCGCGGCGCTGGGTCATGATCGAATCGCACCTGGTGATCCTGCTGCCGCTGTGCGCCGTGATGATGGCGCGCGGCATCGGGGCCCGCTAAGAATCCCAATCCCTCTGTCATCCGCAACATGCTGAAGAAACTGTTTGCCGCCGCGCTGACCGCGGCGCTGATGCCCGCCGCCGCCGCCGCGGCCACCACCGCCTACCCCGCCAAGCCCGTCCGCTTCGTGGTGCCCTATCCCGCCGGCGGCCCGCTCGACACCGTGGCGCGCGCCATCGGCGACAAGCTGCGCGACAGCCTGGGCCAGCCCGTGGTGGTGGAGAACAAGCCGGGCGCCGGCGGCAACCTGGGCGCGGACTACGTCGCCAAGCAGCCGGCCGACGGCTACACCATCGTCATGGGCGCGGTGGCCACGCATGCCATCAACCCGACGCTGTTCAGCAAGATGCCGTACGACCCGGTCAAGGACTTCGCGCCGATCACGCTGGTCGCCGACGTGCCCAACGTGCTGGTGATGCACCCCGGCAAGGCCGCCGACCTGCACATCAACAACGTGCGCGACCTGGTCGCCTACGCGCGCAAGAACCCGGGCAAGCTGGACTACGCCTCGGGTGGCAACGGCAGCGCCGGGCACCTGTCGGGCGAGCTGTTCAAGAGCATGGCGAAGATCAGCATGGTCCATATCCCCTACAACGGCGCGTCGCCCGCGCAGCTGTCGGTGCTGTCGGGCCAGACCGACCTGATCTTCGACAACCTGGCTTCGGCATCGGCCAATATCAAGGCGGGCAAGCTCAAGGCCTTCGCCGTGACCACCGCCAGCCGCGCGGCGGCGTTCCCCGAACTGCCGACCATTGCCGAGGCCGGCAAGGGGCTGGGGCTGGAAGGCTTCGATATCTCGACGTGGTTCGGCGTGTTCGCTCCGGCCAATACGCCGCGAGAAATCGTGGACAAGCTGAACCACGAGATCGTAGCGATCCTGAAGACGGACGACATGAAGGCGCGCCTGGCCCGGATCGGCGCACAGCCGGCGCCGACCACGCCCGAGCAGTTTGGGGCGTTGGTGCAGAAGGAACTGAAGAAGTATGCGCAGATCGTCAAGGTGTCGGGGGCGAAGGTGGACTGAAGTCCAAACCATCGCAGGACCAACGGCTTTGGGTGCTCCCAAGCCGCGCGAGCTAGCCCAAGCAAGGTGTTCTCCCTCTCCCGCAGGCGGGAGGGGGGAGCAAACCAACGCAAATCAAGCGCGCTCGCGGCCCGCTTCCTCCCTGCGCCGCCTCACCCACAGCTTCCCGCCGGAATCCCCCTCCAGCCGCGGCAGCAGCAATCCCACCTGCAGGATCTTCGCCCCCTCCATCCGCGTCACCGTCAGTGGCACCCCCGCGATCTCGACGCTGTCGCCCTCCACCGGCGGCGAGGTGAACACCCGCAGCATCGCCGCTTCCAGCGATAACGCTTCTTCCTCCGGCGTCAGCGCGCGCGTGCCGTAAATGGCCGCCACGTCGCCCAACGGCGCATCGCCGGACAGCAGGAAATCGTGCGAGACCTCCTCCCAGGTGGGCGCGCGCCCAGGGCTCTGGAACAACAGCGAGAGCCTCGGCAGCGTTGTCGCCGGTGCCAGCACGCTAACCGCATCGCCAGCGCGCAGTACGGTCTGATTCGGTTCGGCCAGCGCGTCGTCGCGCGCCACCGTCAGCAGGCGGCTGCGCGGCGGCAGTTCGAGCTGGTCGGCGCGCACGTTTTCCACCGGCGCGTTGGGCCCCACGCAGAACTGCATCACCTCCAGGATCGGCGCGCGCGTGCCGCGCAGCCGCGAACGCGCCACCGGCTCCGGATAGCCGGGCCGGCGCACGCGCGCCAGCCGCGCCGCGACCGATACGGTGGTGCCCTGGAACAGCAGGCTGGCCAGCACCACGGCAAAGGCGATGCGGAACAGCAAGCCGGCCTCGGGCGCCTGGCGCAGCAGCGGGAACAGCGCCAGCACGATCGGCACCGCGCCGCGCAGGCCCATCCACGCGATAAAGCCCTTCTCGCGCGCATTGAAG
This genomic window contains:
- a CDS encoding tripartite tricarboxylate transporter substrate binding protein gives rise to the protein MLKKLFAAALTAALMPAAAAAATTAYPAKPVRFVVPYPAGGPLDTVARAIGDKLRDSLGQPVVVENKPGAGGNLGADYVAKQPADGYTIVMGAVATHAINPTLFSKMPYDPVKDFAPITLVADVPNVLVMHPGKAADLHINNVRDLVAYARKNPGKLDYASGGNGSAGHLSGELFKSMAKISMVHIPYNGASPAQLSVLSGQTDLIFDNLASASANIKAGKLKAFAVTTASRAAAFPELPTIAEAGKGLGLEGFDISTWFGVFAPANTPREIVDKLNHEIVAILKTDDMKARLARIGAQPAPTTPEQFGALVQKELKKYAQIVKVSGAKVD
- a CDS encoding DUF2214 family protein, translated to MLTDAILAFLHFLAIFVLITLMAAEAVALRPDLTPATVRRLSLYDLFYFLSAMLALGTGLLRLFYGAKGVDFYLHNPWFHAKMGVFVLIALCSLPPTFAIARWRKQARRLPDYVPPPSEIKAARRWVMIESHLVILLPLCAVMMARGIGAR
- a CDS encoding CaiB/BaiF CoA transferase family protein, translated to MGALSHLRVLDLTRVLAGPWCAQNLADFGADVIKIERPGAGDDTRTWGPPWLKDEDGRDTAEAAYYLAANRNKRSVTCDISTPEGQQIVRDLAAQSDVVLENYKVGQLKKYGLDYDSLKQVKPDLIYCSVTGFGQTGPYAARPGYDFIIQGMGGFMSLTGERDDLPGGGPQKAGVAISDLMTGQYATIAVLAALAHRDRTGEGQYIDMALLDVQVAMLANMNTNYLASGEAPRRWGNAHPNIVPYQTFQAADGWIIVAVGNDGQFRKFVTDGGRPELADDPRFAKNPQRVANRDVLVPILAEMVRPRTRAQWIRDLEAAGVPCGPINTLDDVFEDDQVKARGLRVDLPHPSAGEVKLVGSPIKMSVTPPQALRHPPLLGEHTDTVLGETLGYSAGQIAALRAKGVL